The sequence AGAACGTCCACTTAATTGGGTACAGTCTTGGTGCCCATGTTGCTGGATATGCTGGTAACTATGCACATGGAACAATAGGCAGAATTACAGGTAAGGCTGTCCTAAAACTGTTACCGTGCAATACTTTTGTCTCCTGCTGCATTATTAACAGGGTTGTCAGAACCTTAAAATCTGAACTGCTTTGTTGAGATGTCTTAGTCTGAGGTTAGTAATAATTAAAGTATCtaacttattttcttttgtaattctCCAGTCACACTCCTCACTGATGGTTTTTCTTGCATCTAAAGGATATTAAACTAAGGCGATTCTACCTCCCActttttgccagaaaaaaagaTTGTTGGATTTTTATTAGGCCGGCCGCTTTCTCGTGAAAGAGAGACTGCTGGCACTAACTGGCTTCAGGTCCCAAGTAGGTGTGCAAGCTAAACACTGATTCACTCAAATGCTCTCAGATCCATCCCTGCTATCAAAATTCTAAATCTCTGAGTAGACATGGCCTACAAGCTAGCCTAAGCGTGAGAGCCATTTGCTTCGCTTTTGGCCGACTGCAAAGTTTAAACTCTGCTCTTCCTTTGTGAAGAGTTAATTTGTCCCTCCATGACTCACTTCCTAGTAAAGTGCCATTGGTTCAGAAAGCCAGTAGTCTAAAGAGAAACTTTCATTTTTCCATGTGGAATGACTTGGATCTTGTACAGATTATCTGAAAGCATGGTGGGGAGGGCTGCATTGGGAACAGGACGTTCCCTGCAATAACGTGTATAGCTTAATTACCTGCTACAGTAGGGATAAGATATGCATCTCCCCATAAACACTCGCAACAAAACCAGTATAAGTGACTGGGGAAAGCAGATAATACTACCGTTTGAATAAACTAGTACTTAAAGTTAATAAACAGTGGAAATTGACATTTCCAAATGTCACAAGCCCTCAATGTAGAGACAATTAGGTTCATTTTTATTAGATAAGGCAAAATAGGGGAGTGGGTAGTAGCGGCTTATaactaggaccctaccaaattcacagccatgaaaaatgggTCTTAGACTGTGAAATCGGGTCTTgtttgcttttaccctatactatgcagatttcacaggggaagacttgcgtttctcaaattgggggtcctgacccaaaacggAATTGCTGGGGGGTTccaggttattttagggaggtcggggtattgccacccttacttctgcgccgccttcaaagctgggcggccagagagcagcagctgttggctgggtgctcagctctgaaggcagccccccgccagcagcagcacagaagcaaaggtggcaataccataccaaaGAGTAGCGGCTGCTAacgagggcccagctctgcaggcagcagcacagaagtaagggtggtaataccacaccatgccatccttgcTTTTGCTggcggccttcagagctgggctcctagccagtagctgccactctccagctgcccagctctgaaggcaatgcagccgtcagcagctgcacagaagtaaggctACCACTACTGCAACCTCCACTtcaatagccttgtgacccccccccccccccaactcctttttgggtcaggaccgctacaattacaacactgtgaaatttcagatttaaatagctgaactcatgaaattaatgatttttaaaatcctctgaccatgaaattgattaaaatggactgtgaatttggtagggccctacttatgacCAGGTTCCTCACGTTAAAAATTGCCAACGTACAGGATGGTTCAGACAAAACATTCTGGTTTTGACCCATCTTTAGTTTTTGTCTAGACCTTATTACCATAAAGAAATTTCCTATTGTGCAAGGCATCAATATGGTGTTACTAATAGGAATTTGGATCCCTTAACACTGGGAAAGGTCAGTTGTTTAGATTTTCTtcactatctctctctctctctccttccccaccaatCTCTCCTCTGCCAATTTACCTTCTGGATTCTGCAGTGGTTCCTCTCCCCTATAGAAATTCATGCTTCATAAATTGTCTCCTGTGCCCCTCCCATACTAATGAACCTGTCTCCAAGCCACATCTCTTACGCCCCTACATGAAAATCTCAACTAACACACTTACCCATAGAACTTGCCTTGTGTTGGAATTACTATTTATGCAGGGTATTACCACAATGCTAacttaaccataaattcctttattaaatccaaaggccaaatgaTATTTATACAATTGCTGTAAACATGCCTAAATAAGTTGTTATAcccaaacagtaacaaaatatagataagcatttgatcaagatactaGAACAGGCTAAACCCAAGGATGCTTAGATCCATATTGGTCGGCTCCAGTgtggtcaggcaggtattagcaatgaaccttttaagagtttattttttttataccctttaacaagAGATGTCATTGCCAATTACTGACATCAGTGAAAAACAAATTTGAGACAGTTTACCCTCATTTCTAGTCTTAgtccagataagatttacaaccGCCTTTCTCCAAGGctattcctcccctcctcctttctgaCTAACGGGTTTTTTTTGTTGCACCTGGGTTCACATAGGCTCTAATTTTTGAGATAACACTGGTATTTGGGGTGGGAAGATCCATGTTGGCTCATTTTAAGACAGAGAATCTGtcttatttaaaaccatctgcagtcacCTCTATCAGTCAGACCTTCTTTTTAGAAACTTCCCTTATTTCATTAGTTATTTTTTTGAACCTGCCACCCTCCCTACTTGTAATTCATTACTTTCAAGGCCTTTATCTTAGTTGCTAGTTAAGGCTTTGCTTTACAACACATTTCTTTAACCAAATTTACGCTAAACTTTAAGCCTCTAGTTTTATATTCATTCTACACCATGTGAAGGGATAATAAAGTGTCCTACAGGGTAAAGGCTTCACTTGTTCAATCCACTGCTCACTCATAGCTCCTATTGAAGTCCAGATTTAGCTCTTAATACTTAAGCACTAACAGTGACACATTTCAGATCAGTATCAACACAAACTTCCTCCTTTCACGACATGAATAATGTTTAAACAAATGACCAGCTTTCTCTCCTGGTGATCAGACACCTTGTGGTGGTACCTGCCCGGGTGTGCCATGCCACTGGACCCCTCTAATACAGACTCACAAGTGTCTAGTGGCTGGAGTGTCCAGCACCATGGAgatttcactattttttttttttaaacttctgctcTTTGCATCACACTTCTAACAGCAGCAGGTTTGAAGGAATGTCCCTTAATAACTTGGGAAGATTCCAGATATCAATGCACACACTCACTCCGTGTGACATTGATTGAaaattttattctcatttttctAGATTGTATCCTGTAGGGTAGGGTCTGGTTGCATCACCCTCTGCTAGGAAAGTATCTAGCAGATATTTTTTACTGCTGCTATATTGTGCGCTCTGCTTAACAGGCTTGGATCCAGCTGGCCCTATGTTTGAAGGAGCTGATCCTCACAGACGTCTCTCCCCTGATGACGCTGACTTTGTGGATGTTCTTCATACATTTACGAAGGAAACACTGGGTGTTAGCATTGGGATCCAGATGCCTGTGGGTCACATTGACGTTTATCCCAATGGGGGAGATTTCCAGCCTGGTTGTGGATTAAGTGATGTTTTGGGAGCAATTGCATACGGGAGTAAGTTCttatttttcctatttaataattgactgggggaggggcagagaagagacaCCCACCTTACATAGGCTGGTGTATTGGAGTAATAATTACAATCTAACAAGAGGCAGTTCTCCATCTAAGCTATCTTTAGACTGCCCTCTCCTCTTGAAATCAGTAAATCTTGTAAGTCTGGTTTAATCATCATGAGCTGAAAGATGAATTTCTACTCCAGGCCATGTTGTTATGCTGGCTCTGAAGTCTTGCCTTCTGTCTCTACAGCTGCATGTGTTTGAACAAAAGTCTATCAGCCTTAAATGTATTGTATTAACGTCTCGTTGTTTTTAATTGAGAAGTGTATCTTGTTTTGGTCAGACTTAACTTGTATTGAACTACAATTAGTTTAACTCACTAACTAGCAGATTGTAGATGTTGGGGTGGTGAATGCTAAATTGCTGAAGTGTATCTTACCACCACAACTTTCTCTGTTGAACTAGATATTGGGGATGTTGTTAAATGTGAACATGAGCGAGCTGTACTCCTCTTCGTGGACTCCCTTGTGAACCAAGATAAGCAGAGCTTCGCCTTTCAGTGCACCGACTCCAGCCGTTTCAAGAAGGGAATCTGCCTGAGCTGCCGAAAGAACCGCTGCAACAGCATTGGCTACAATGCcaagaaaatgaggaacaaaaGGAACAGCAAGATGTACTTAAAAACCAGAGCAGATATGCCTTTCAGAGGTAGTGTTTTTTTTAAGCTACTGAGATCATAACCCACTCATCTCTGACAAATATTCTGTCCTCTATAAAGTTATCTCCCTCTGTTTCAGAATGCTTGAATTCAGATTTAGAATTTGGAGGGCTTAGCAGAAACTAAAATAGTACAGATGTGCAACAGATGGTGACAATAAAAGCAACGTTCATTAATACACATGTGAATAAAATCTGCTTCCTGGTAGCAAGATAGCAACATTTCATATTAAGGAAGAACATTAACACTCCACCTCcccattaaaacaaatgtttcccTGACTACTTCTGTAAGAGGACACTTTCAACAGTGGTCCTCTATGTAGTAACTGTGTGGGGAAGGTAGAAGATTGCTAGGGTTCTGCTGCAACACAAGGCTCAGGGAATGGTCCTAGAGTTCCACCTGTGACTGAGTAATTATCAGCTTTCTAATCTGAGCTAAGGCTCATAGGCCCCCATCAAAGCTACTTGTATGGGTGATCTTGTCTCTGCCAACTGGCACCATCTTGCAAACCAAAACTTGTCATGGAATAGACAATGCCCTCTATTCACAAACTGGACTCTGTGCTTATCTCTCTTCAGTTTACCATTATCAGATGAAAATGCACATCTTCAGCTACAAAAGCTTAGGAGAAACGGAACCCACGTTCTCAGTCACCCTTCATGGTACCAATGGCGAGTCTCAACCCCTCTCTCTGGAGATGTAAGTGGAGTTCAACTGACTCATCTCCCTATTTTGATAAGAATAGTGGGAAGGACTCATGGAACTAGAAGCAACAGTTAACAATAAAAGTAGAGTTGAGAGAGAATTATTGCTATTGTTGCAGTTGAGTAATATCCAAAGATCTGCTGAATGATGGTAAAGCAGTAACCTAATTAGTGCCAGATTTTATTCTTGGGGAGATGAACTGCCATGTAGGAGACAGTAGATTGGCTTCCAGTCTGATACCCTTACAGCCGAGGGATTTGTGTAATATGCCttgtttcctcttttctttccctacTACCAATCTTACCAAAGACCTCTCCTTTGCCTTGCATGATGGAAGATTTTTATGTGGTTTAAAAGCATCCCCCTGTAGTCTGTCCTTGGCGAAGAGCATTCCTCATCCGGGAGGATTACAAAAGGGGTGTATAGTTCCTTCACTTACTCCCCCAGAAGAATGATGTGAATTGTAACTGCATGTTGCCTTAGGAGGTGATAGAAAAATGGAGGAGCCAAATATGAGACACCCCACAAGGATAACTCTAAACCAGATAGCCAGAGTCCCTTTCTTTAATCAAACCAGTAACAAACTAGAACCATGATCTTCAACTGCCCGTGTGGAATGCTTGATGCTCTCTCTAGAACTCTTCTTTTCCCCAACACAAGTGTTTGAGTCTCTGCCTGTTTTTCAGACTTGAGCAAATTGGCCTGAATTCTACTAACCCCTTCTTGGTCTATACTGAAGAAGACATTGGTGACCTCTTACGGATCAAGCTCACCTGGGAGGGATCATCTCAGTCTTGGTACAATCTGTGGAGAGAGCTCAAAAGTTACTGGTTCCGATCTGCTAAATCTTCCAAAGAGCTGCAGATCAGACGTATACGTGTGAAGTCTGGGGAAACGCAACAGAAGTGAGTAGAGCAGTATTTCTTTAGGGAACATTGGTGACTTGATGTGAGCTTGAGACTTCGGAATCAAGAGTGTTCAGATGTGTCAGACAGCAAGAAAAGTAGCTAATTGCTGCTCAGTGAGGGACCTTTGATGGTTCAAACAATGCCTCTGTCAGATGGCACCCTGTAGCAGGGCTTACAGTGGTGGACTTCCTGACACTGCCGGTTAGAGAACAGGCTTTCTGTGAAGCTAATGAATTCAGAAGAATGTACATGCTGTGTCAAGGACTTGGCTTCTTACTGCCCCTTACGTTACTTGTAAAGCACTAAACTAGAGAAGGAAACTAATTATTGTGAATGCCATTCAATAGCAGACTGACTGTTAAAACTAATACTCTAGAAGGAGTGGTGAAACAGCATTCT is a genomic window of Dermochelys coriacea isolate rDerCor1 chromosome 5, rDerCor1.pri.v4, whole genome shotgun sequence containing:
- the LIPG gene encoding endothelial lipase, producing the protein MRRSAFLLLIGIVYGTAARDAAPVAKEELLQDDTIAELKKEKELVQAQKLQVKFNLRSSTVPGDEGCFLSIGQDKYLEDCKFNLTAKTFFIIHGWTMSGMFENWLERLVAALQEREKDANVVVVNWLGLAHQLYTDAVNNTKVVGKAVARVLNWLQEKQNLLLENVHLIGYSLGAHVAGYAGNYAHGTIGRITGLDPAGPMFEGADPHRRLSPDDADFVDVLHTFTKETLGVSIGIQMPVGHIDVYPNGGDFQPGCGLSDVLGAIAYGNIGDVVKCEHERAVLLFVDSLVNQDKQSFAFQCTDSSRFKKGICLSCRKNRCNSIGYNAKKMRNKRNSKMYLKTRADMPFRVYHYQMKMHIFSYKSLGETEPTFSVTLHGTNGESQPLSLEILEQIGLNSTNPFLVYTEEDIGDLLRIKLTWEGSSQSWYNLWRELKSYWFRSAKSSKELQIRRIRVKSGETQQKLTFCAEDLRLTNISPGKDLWFVKCRDGWPTKNPTRSALNLH